CAAACATTGGATGAAGAATTACAAAGTGGTCAAATAGCTTCGATGAAAATGCTTCTTATTTTAGTTTGTCCCAAGTCGATAAGATTCTTTGATATTGTTTAGATTAATGAGcaatgaagaaatataaaatgagaattattgaaaaaaaaaaattgtttcaaaaCTCCAAAAACATGTGTATTGATTGATCAAGTTATTAATAAACGCTTTGAGCTCAACTTAGTAAAATTTTGAGTTcaacttaaaaattttgagcttaaatttttctttcaaaattaattttaattcgAAGTCCAGAGCGTTCGATGACTTTGAAATATACgcatatattataaatttttaaaaccatatataccatttaatataatatatcattatattaaaaatattacataatttatattatatatttttaataatgaaaaatgtAGTTTGAGAATCAATTCGATTTTAAAATTGAGTTAGACTAaagtttttgaaattaaaattacactaactcaaataattttttttttaagctaatTTTGAGCTTATGCTACTCAATTTTGAGCTGAATTACATCTAGTCTAAGGACACAATCCACAgttgatgaaaaataatatatatatatatatatttttaaaaaaaaattttttttaaagtttttttccTGACAATAAAGAGAGAGCATTTTGAGCCATGTCACATAGTCCACCTGTTTTGTCagttaaatatcataaattGGATTATCGATGGATTGGGCCCAAAACAAAAGCCCATATCCAAATTGTTCTTATgaattcaaaaaggaaaaatattaaaaaaaaactaaagaacaatgcattttggaaattaatttaaaattgtaaaaatctGGATTATATTTTTGAACTAATTTTTTCCCCTAGAAATAAAGTAGCAATCAACCTGAACTACCACATATGACCAAGTCAAGTTCTTTGAAAAGACAAGCAACACCACATTGGCATAATTAATCACCTTTGAAATTAGTCAAaaagataaatagtaattttttttcctacaaACAAAGTTGATGCAAGTAATTTAAGCAAATGGTTCTGAGTCCACATTTTTTAtatgacaaaaaataataataatagtaataaaataaataaaaaataaaaaatgttagaaGATGTCAACCTCTTATAAAGCTCCCAGTACCTAAGATGAGAAATTAATAGATCAACAGAaagatcataataaaaaaaatgtatacatatatattcatatatatatatttaccatGATAAATATGATGTATATATCAACTTGTCAAGTCGAAATCCACCAAAGATGAGGGACCaattaataaaaagtttttatgCTATTTCTATAAAGGGCCTTCCCCACAAATATAAACTTTTGACCAAGTGAAATGATAAGCATATTgaattcataataatataaagtaGTTTGAGTTGGTATTCCTTTCTGACTTTCAAAACCAGAAGCATCTTTCATTCTGAACAACTACACCTACTTTGTGTTATGTGAACACATAAAGAACAAATGAGAAATAAATATGCAACTCAATTTCAACATTTCAGAATCCTTCATCTTGTTATAAAGTCATGCAAATCAACTTTCAATTCATTATAGTTTCAATCAGTCCTTTTCCAAGtttgtgtgtgagtgtgtgtgtgtgtgtgtgtgtgtgtgtttgtgggTGGTGAGAATCAAGAGTAAAGAACCAATCAAAACTTTAGACAAGTTCAACattgtttctctttttcttctaaaatgTTCTTCATTTTATTGGAAAGGAAATCATTTCCACAGTTCCAGAGATCAACAACAGAAGTAGGATTTCAGTTGGATGTCGGTAAGCAAGTTGTTTGTTTTCTGTTCTTTTCATCTTTCTGATATAATCTTCATGAAGAAAATATTACTGAACTTTATTCTTAGTTTTTATGCCAAAACATGCTGAGTTTGGTTAAGATCATGATAATTATAGAATAGTTGTCTCCAATTATGTTGAACGAACTTTTACGATTCCGATGTTCCTAATTTCGAACATTTTTTTGTAGATCATGCTATCATTTAACTTCAATTTTTGTTCATGAGTAGATAACAGTTTGATTGTATGTTTATCAAATAGGAATTTGATATATCAATAGAATTGTACTACTTTTGAtagttttattttctcaaattcAACAGAATAtatcaaaagatgagaaaattaAGTTAACTAAGTACATACTATCTTCTATCTCGGAGATCATGTCATCGGTGTTAGAAGTcaatattgaaaaagaaaacttgtTAGAGTTCGGAAGTTACCTCCATCGAACAACCCCAGCCTTATCAGAGTTGCAAGTAGCAGAAAATGTGCCATCAAGCACGACAGAGACTCTGCGGTGTTTAGCTGCAAAAGTAGATATTGCCAAAGAATTAGTCGAAAAATGTAACTCCGGAGCTAAATCAGTTCCGGCTAGTGAGCTTAAAAGCATCATTGAACAGATAGAGGGGGTGGTCAATAGCATTGGGCAGGACATTGGCACAATACCATCAAACATTTTTCAGAATCACAAGTACGCCGGAACTGCAATTCAATCACTTGCAAAGGAGATGCAAAATGCTCAGTTTGACACCGATGTATCTTTGAAGAACAATATGGAAGGGGAACAAGATTTATATCAAGTTCAAACTTCAAAAGAGGAATTCAAAACAACTGATAATAACATTGGTGATGGAGAGATGCCACGCTTGAAGGACTTTCTCAAAGGAATGTATTACCATGGGAAAAACATTCCGCCGAGTAAGACATTAAATCAATTAGCAGAGCAGATAGAGCCTTTATATGAGGCATTTTTCTGTCCATTAACGAAGAAAGTCATGGATGATCCGGTCACAATTGAAACTGGGGTGACATATGAAAGGAAGGCAATCAAGAAATGGTTTGAGAATTTGATGAATAATTCACAGGATATAGTTTGTCCAGTCACGAAGCAGAAATTACATAGTAGAGTTCTCAGCACCAACTTAGCATTGAAAACCATGATCACCGaatggaaagaaagaaatgaagcaaGTAGAATGAGAATTGCTCAGACTGCATTATCATTAGCAAGTTCGGCAAGTGTTATATTGGATGCAATAAGGGACTTGGAAGACCTTTGCACAAAACGAGAACACAACAAGTTGAAGATGCATAATTTTGGAGTTACAAAGATACTGGCACAGTTTCTAGAATATGATGACAGGGATGTGAGATGTGAAACTTCAAAAGCTCTCCGTTGTTTAGCTGAGGATGATCGAGgaaaggtaatttttttttttaattacctgCAGTTTCTACTGTTGACTATTATTTCATTTCCATGCCATGAATATGTAATTTGCAAAAGTTTTGTGATTATTGGCTTTGTCATGTTCAGGAAATCATTGCAAAAACAAGAGCAATTACTGCAGCAGTAAAGATGTTGTCAAGTGATCACCTTCAAGAGAAGCATGCGTCGCTTTCATTGTTGTTACAACTTTCGAAGAGTGAGATAATTTGCAGAAATATCGGAGCCACTCCCGGAGCTATTCTGATGCTAATCACAATGAAATATAATGAACGCACAGACTTTGTCAGTGCAGAGAGAGCAGGAGAAACACTGAAAAACATGGAGAAGTGTCCAGATAATATCAAATGCATGGCAGAAAATGGTCTATTGGAGCCCCTTCTAAACCATATTGTTGATGGTAAGCCCCATTCTTTGATGCATGGTATGcatgatttcaaattttcatcatCAGTTGAATCCATAAGACAAACTCCATTTGTATAGGATGACTAATTAACACAATTCTTCAAACTAACATGAAAATATATTAAGCATGTTCATAAAAACAGCTCCAAATAATACAATCAATCAACAAATTTTATAGTATGATAGAATGCAATATATTCTCTAATATTTTCTCACGAACTTAAAAACATCTGCAAGCAGGTGACGAAGAGATGCAGATTGAAATGGTGAGCTATTTAGGGGACCTTGTTCTTGGGAATGACATGAAAAACTATGTTGCTAGGAGAATGTCGCCAATTCTAATCAAAATGATCCAATGTGGGAACACGTTTTCCCGAAAAGCCGCATTCAAAGCTCTACTTCGTCTCTCATCTCACCACTCAAACAGCACAACACTAATCGAAGCCGGCATTGTACCTATAATGGTTGATGAGATATTCATTAGAAAAATCTACGACGAGCCAGTGGATTCCAAGGAAGAGTCTGCTGCAGTAATAGCAAACATACTTGAATCCGGAGCTGATCCCCGGTTTATCCAAGTTTACAAACATGGACACACAATGGCCTCAGACTATGTAATCTACAATATCGTGCACATGCTCCGCTACTCCAACACTGCCGAACTAAATAAAAACCTCATCAGAATCCTGCTATCCCTCACCAAACTACCCAAACCCTTTGCAGCAATAGTATCAGTGATGAAAGAAACCGAAGCATCCTACAATGTCATTGAATTCTTGAATTCCAAGAACGAAGATCTTGTCATCAATTCTGGCAAATTACTCATCAAACTCATAACACACATGGGACACACTATAGCAGAAGCACTATGCAAGACCAGAGAACAGCCAGGGAGCTTAATCAAGAAGCTAGAAACCGATCAAGTCACAAAGAAACATGCCATATCAGTGAACCTAGTAGCTAAACTCCCACACCACAACCTTACCCTCAATCTAGCACTACTCCACAGCGGCACAATACCAATAATCATAAACAACATACAAAACTTCCAGAGAAGTGAAACAAGAATAGGAAGACATGAGAGGCATTACATCGAAGGCCTTGTGGGCATTCTGCTGAGGTTCACCACCACACTCTATGACCATGAAATTCTCCAAATGGCTAAAGAGCAGAACCTGACAACAGTATTCACAGAGCTATTAGTAAGGAAATCAGGGAGTGATGAAGTGCAAAGAATGTCAGCAATTGGGTTAGAAAACCTGTCTTCAGAGACAGtaaacctctcaaaaccatcaATGGAGATAAGAGGAAGTACCAAGATGACAAAGTTCCTACCCAGGGTCTTCAGCATTGGATCAAGAAGGGAAAGCAGAGTCAAGCCATGCCCAGTGCACAGAGGGGCATGCTCACCATCAACCACATTCTGCTTGTTGGAGTCCAATGCACTAGGAAAATTAGTGAGATGCTTACAGCATGAGAATGTGAAGGTGGTAGAGGCAGCATTGTCAGCAATATGCACATTGCTGGATGAAAAGGTGGATGTGGAGAGGAGTTTGGAGGTGCTGGGTGAGATGGAGCTGGTGGAGCAAGTAGTGGGAGTTCTGAGGAAGCACAAGCAGGATGGGATATGGCAGAAGGCATTCTGGGTGATAGAGAGGTTTGTTGTGAAGAAGGGAGAGGAATTGTATGGTGATGAACAGTTCTCTGAGGTTCTGCAGGATGCATACCAGCATGGAAATAGTAGAAGTAGGCAGGTGGCTCAGAACATGTTGAGCCATTTGAAGAAGTCTAGCTTGCCAAGGAACTTCACTGCTGTTTAAAATCAAACTATGGTAGGATGGGATATGGCAGAAGGCATTCTGGGTGATAGAGAGGTTTGTTGTGAAAAAGGGAGAGGAATTGTATGGTGATGAACAGTTCTCTGAGGTTCTGCAGGATGCATACCAGCATGGAAATAGTAGAAGTAGGCAGGTGGCTCAGAACATGTTGAGCCATTTGAAGAAGTCTAACTTGCCAAGGAACTTCACTGCTGTTTAAAATCAATCTATggtttgtatatatatggtttgcttcttcatattatatatgtagaggaatattttttttttttaaaaaaaaagggattggAGGGAAAaagtttcattgttttatttttggaaatagatGGATTTTAGGTTCGCTGTGACTTCAAGCAATTTTTTTTGGGACGAATATGGACATGCTACATCAAGCCGTGCACATGCAAAGAGTTAATGCGTTAACTCATCAATGCCCTTATTATGCATGAGTTGAAGTTCAAACTCACTTTCTCGGTAAGGACAAAACCAACTTATAAAGAAACTAAGTGCTAATAGATCAAGAGGTTGTTAGCTTAAGCATTTTTTCATAttctataaacatgaatttttgggttcaattatatttgaataattattttattttattttattttgacaaaaacaACAACTGTCGCCTCATTAAGAGGTTGTCAAGAGATAGACAGGCATGATGGTACATTACTTACAGTGCCTCATTGACTACCTAGGAATTTATTAACCCAGCTAGATGCCATGTGGAGCGATGAAAGTTCTGCCACGTGCACGTCCAAGGGATTTTCAAGAACCAAACAGATCTAATAAATTCTTTTGTCATGCAATCATGAAGGAGAGGGATACAACACCTCCCATAGAAGACCCGAACCCTTTTGAAACATTATTATAAACAATACCTGGATGCGGAAAAAATGCTTAAacaatattgctacagtactataaATAGTACTTCTTCAATACTCCAATTAtacttattataattttattttatagctaAAAGATTTagtattatttcttatttttcaatttgtccttccaactaaattaaaaacaaaaaaaattccaacTTGATGTACTTGAGTGTAATGAATAATTCTCCAAAGAGCAATGAATTCAATTCAACAATCACAGGATGAACAAATAAGATCAGTTGCTGAATTAATTCGACTAATCTCTAGTATGTGATTCAATTAACTGATAATTTGCATTGAAATTAAGTCACAAGTATCAAGTCTTTCTTTCCCCAAGGTCTCAGACCTCCATTCATCCATCATAGTTTATCATTAGTACTCTTAGATCAATAGATTCAGAAAACATCCAAGAGAAATTAAATGTAGATTCAACCAAGTTAAGATGAGAATAATCttgttagaagaagaagaaagaaagagtggAACAAGTGTACATGCCTTGAACGACATACATGTGTGATCccttgggtctacatatagaaatggacaagtatacatatatgtctatacatccatatacatgtatatatatagatatatataatctaaCAATACGacaatacatctaacacccctcctcaaactcaaggtggatcgtgcgtcttgagtttggataacatgaatagataCTGATCACGTGTATGCTCCTTGGTGAAAAAATCAGCCACCTGGATCTTTgtaggaagatagtgaagtgacaTAGTTTGGGCACGTACATGACATCGGGTGAAGTGTGtatccacaccaatgtgtttggtcaacTCATGCTTAACCGGATCTGCAGCAATTTGAAGGGCCCCAGTACTCTCACagtgaataggaataggagaGGTGATCGGTTATTAAAATCCTGTAGAATCAAATGCAGCCAAAGCACCTCCTGGATAGTAGAAGACAACATACGAACCTCAGCCTCAACACTAGACTTGGCAATGGTAGGctgtttcttggtcttccaagCAACAATATAAGATCTAAGAAAAATACAGTAATTAGTAATAGAGACCCAATCATCAAGAGAAGtggcccaagtagcatcagaataggcATGCAGCTGAAGAACGGACTGGCGTGGGTAGAACAGACCACGAGATacagtgccacgaagatatcaTAGTACCCGAACAAGATGAACATAATGAACAAAAGTAGGTGCCGCAATGAACTGACTAAGAATGTGAACCGCATGGGATATGTCAGGACGGGTGACGGCTAAGTAAAACAAACTGCCAACCAAACGTCGATAGCAAGAAGGATCAGATAAGAGAATCCCATCAGAAGCACGAAGCTGGAAATGTAACTCCATCAGTGTAGTGGCAGTACGGGTATTAGTCAAACCAGAGTGAGCAAGTAGGTCGTGAGTATAACGCTGATGAGAGAGACGATAACCATCAGGATGAGAAGTGATCTTGATATCCAGGAAGTAACGAAGCGGACCTAGATCAGtcatcaagaaagtctcacaTAACTTCTGCTTCACAAAGGTAATGTGAGCAGAGTCATCACCAATAAGgatcatgtcatccacatatagaagaagaatggtctAACCATGAGGAGAAGAGTGAATGAAGACTGTCGGATCATGTGTGCTTGGAGTGAAACTAGCAGCCTCAACCACTATGTTGAATTGCTCAAACCATGGCCGTGGAGCCTGTTTGAGCTTATAGAGAGCACGACAAAGATGACAAATAAACCCCGGAGGCACTTGAAAGCTGggggaggagtcatgtaaacctcctccttCAAGTCCCCGTAAAGAAACGCGTTCTTCAAATCAAGCTGATAAAGAACCCAACCATGAACAACCGCAACAACCAAAATGCGCATAATGTGCATATGGGCTACTAGGGCAAAAATATATTCATCGCGTCCATACTCTTGCTGAAAGCCACGAACAACCAACCGCGATTATAGCACTCGAGAGACCTGTTAGAACGGATCTTCACCCGGTAAATCCAGTGATAGGTGATGGGAACAGCATAAGAAGGAAGAGGAACGAGATCCAATGTGTGAGTCTGAGTTAAGGCATCAAGCTCCTCTGCCATGGCAGTCCACCACTCAGGTAGTAGGAGAAGGTACCTTAGGAGCCGAATTGATAGTAGGAGAGGCGTCAAAGATGACCGGCCGAGATGGAGACTCTGTGGGATCCCAACGGTAGTATGTGAAATGAACAGGAGGGTGAGTAAGATGAGACGAAGAAGGATGGGAAGATACTGCATGAGACTTAATAGATAAAGGAGGAGAGGGGTCAGGAGAGGAGTGAGAAAGATGTTTTGAAGAAGGGTCGAATGATGAAGGAGAGGAAGACACCAGGGGAGCATTCTCAACCAAAGGGGCAGAGAAAAAGAAGGATAGAGGGACTAGGGAGATGGGGACTTagtggaagaaggagaagcatagAAAGGAGTGGGCTCATCAAACATGACATCATGGGAGATGCAAATACAATGAGTGACTATATCATAACAGCGATAACCTTCatgctcaaggctatatcccaaaaaaacataagaaacagaCTGGGTTGTTAGCTTTGTTCTCTCCCTAGGTGATAGCAGAATAAAGCAGCGACAACCAAAAACATGAAGATGATCATATCAGGGAGGTGCCCCATGAAGACACTCACATGGACTATGACCATTAGGGTGAGAGAAGGGTTGTAGATTAATGAGATAAACAACAGTGCTAATAGCTTTAGCCCAAAAATAAGGGGGAAGAAAAGTACCTAGAAGAAGAGCATGGACCGTCTCTATGATGTGACAATGTTTGCATTCAGTAACCCTATTCTGAGGATGGTCCCAGGATAGGATAACTGAGGGAAGGTgccctaagaaaacaaaaagacacGAAAGGCGTGAGAGGTGTACTCACCGCCGAAGTCAGACTGAAGGTCTTGATAGAGGCAGAGAACTAGGTGTGTATCATAGCAGAAAAAGAGCGATAGATAGACAATAACTAGCTACAGTGATATATAAGATAAagctatatatatgtgaaaCGAGTGCAGTCatctataaaaagaacataatagcAATGACCACCTTTAGAGACAAAGGAAGCGGGATCCGGccccaaacatcagagtgaataaACCCAAAAGAAGCGGTAGTATGAGACACACTCAAAGGATAAGGATGTTGGAGCTGCTTATCGAGCTTACATCCAAACAGATGACATCAGAAGGAGGAGAGACAACTCCTAAAACACCATGATAAATAAGAAACGATATACAAGAAGGACATAAGTGGTCAAGACAATAATGCCACTTATAATGAGACTGAACGGTAATATAATAGCGATGAATGGGTGTAGCTGAAGATAGAAGACAAAGGGAATCCAACGCATAAACTCCATTATGATGACGCCCAGCTCCAATCACCTCCTACTGCGATCCTGTATACGGTACGAGGTACGGTTAAAGATAACCTGATAGTCATAATTAGTGAGCTGGTTAATAGTTATAAAATTCATGGTtaaacgaggaacatgagaGACTGAAGGGACTGAGAAAGCACTAGAGGAAAGATGACTAGTAGAGGAAATAGGAAGAAGTGTGCCATCAGCAGTGAAAATATGGGTGACATGAGATGGTGAATGGGAATGGTAAAGATGAGTAGCATCAAGGGTCATGTGGAGAGAAACACCAGAGTCAAGAAGCCAGAGAGGATAGAAACTACCTGAAGCAGATGAAGTAACTTGAGCAGAACGCGCATCACCAATAGAGGGAAGGAGTCCGCCAGATGGGACTGTTAGAACTGCTGGAACATCACCAACGACTGTTGATCTGCAGGGGAGAAAAGAACAGGAGAAGCCTACACATAGTGTGTCTGAGGAGAGGGAGACTTGGGAAGAAGAGGTGGAGCCGGTGGAAGTCCACATTGCTTCTTCCGACAATCACGCTTAAGGTGACCTAGTATACCATAATAGCGACAAGTCACATTCTACTTCACTCGTGGGGGAGACAGAGAGAAAACAGGAGGAGGTGCAGAGGCAGCAAGGGCAACGACCCTCTTTGTGAAAGCAGTCCAAAAATGAGTCTCCTCAGATGGAGCATGACTGAACCCATaagcatctattttttttaataaatcttacTCATTGTGGAAAGTGACCACCATGTTCACCATCAATAAGTGTTGTCTGCCACCttgttgctatttttttaatatgtataatatatatatatatatatatatatatatataaatttatatagagGGCCCCAACATGTTGTCTCTAGTGATTGTAAAGATTCTTAAACAAAGTTTTAATGGTGGTGCTTAGCGTGATGTCTCAATgttgtctccttgtgtttgaaaaattattcaaattttggatTCCAATAAATTGTTTAAAGcttcagaaaaacaaaagaaggtgTGGGTTGCCACGTTGGGCTGCCAGCGGTGAGCAGTGCAGCGAGGCCGGCGGGCGGCCCAAGTCGGCGGATGACACGCAGGCGGTACATAGTGCTCCGGCTATGAGTCGTGGCTTGGCGGTTGCAGGTCTAAGTGGCGACAGGCGTAGGTTGGCTGGAGGTTtagatctaattttttttagctgGAAAAGGAGAAGGTGGCGAATGGTGTAGATGGCATGGATGGCTACGGGTGGCGGGGGTGACACGGGGGTAGATAGAAATTAAGGATAGAGAGATAGGGTCGGTGAGGAATGAAGGTGGCTTGCGAGTGAAAATGAAGGAAAGAGAAGAGGtggggagggagggagggagggagagagagagagagagagagagagagagatggtcAGTCtgcaagagaaagagaaagggcTAGTTGAGTgatagagagaaaagagagagcgTGCTGGCGACTGTGGCCGACGACGATGGCCCGAAAAACCTagttagaagaagaagatagagagAGTGGAACAAGTGTACATGCGTTCAACAAAATATATGTGTGACCCTTTAGGTCTATATATACAAATGGACAAGTATACATATAGAGAAACCAGGGCCTTTAATCCTTTAAAACCAACTTgccttttcctttctctttgcTAGCCTTTGTGTTATGTTTTACTGTCGGTATAATGTACTCATAGAGCCTGGAGCTTATCCTTCTCTTGCGTTTACCTCTTCAACCGTGGCACCATCCTTGCTTTCTCtttactaattaatttcttttttttcctttcccgaAACTGATCTGTCCACAGGTTGATTTGCCATTGTTGCTCCTGATTTGGACCCGTGCTTGCGCGCAGGCTTTTTGATTACTTTCTCTTTTGTTGACCAATTTGACTAGTAGCCTAACAATATCTCTCCTATAATCATTGACCTTGTCATCAAGGTCAAGGCCTAGATATTATTTAATAAGGTGATCCACATTCTCCCAAGAAGTATTATCTGGCGTTAACCCATGCCATTGAATCAGCACCCTCTTCACTTGACGACCACCCCAAAGAACATCTCTGCATTGTAATATAGTTGCCAGAAAAATTAAAGGACCTTAAGAAGAGGACATCAAGGGTAAAGTCAGTTTTGTTAACTTTGGATCACCAATACATTGTTTCAAAAGTGAAACATGGAACATTGGATGAATCTTGGCGCCTTTCGGAAGATTCAAACGATAAGAAACCTTTCCAATCTTCTGTGTTATCTGCAATGGTTCAAAAAACTTCATTCCAAGTTTATTATTCCTGCGAAGCAAGGCAAAGTTTTGTCTATAAGGTTGAAGCTTCACAAAGACCTAATCTCCCACTTGAAACTGAAGTTCAAAATGTTTCAAATTAGCATAGCGCTTCATTCTCACCTGAGCCCCAAGGAGGTTGCTCTTCAGTTGTGATAAAAGCTTATCATAATTTGCCAATCATTGTAGTACAAGAAGTGGAGCTTCCTTCATCTCTAGATATAATAGTAATCCTGGTGCTGTCCGGCGGCCATAAATGACCTAAAAAGGAGTCATTCCGCCACTTGTCCGATATGCAGTGTTATACCAATACTCGGCCCAAGGTAAGAGATCAACCCAATTGCCATGATTTTCACCTATAAAACAACGAAGGTGCATCTCTAAACACTTGTTTAGAGCTTTCGTTTATCCATTCGACTGCGGATGATACGCTGTGGACATTTGAACAGAAGTTCCCATCTTGGAGAACGGATATTGCCAAAATCTACTAGTAAATTTCTTGTCTCTATCACAAACTATAGATCAGGGAAGACCATGTCATTTCATAATTGAATGGATGAAAACTTCTGCTACTACTGTGCTAGAGAAATCACTTTTCAAGGGCATAGAATGGCCATATTTTGATAGGCGATCAATCATCACATATATGACTGTATATCTCTTTGAATTCGGTAAACCACAAATGAAGTCCATGACTATATCCTCCATATATGTTCTGGAATTGGTAGTGGATGTAACAATCCTGCAGGAGGTGTAGTGAGATCTTTAGCTTGTTGGCAAATCAGACATTGTTTGACATAATTATGAACATCTTGCctcattttcttccaaaaaatTGAGCAGCTAATCTCATGAATGTACGTAGAGATCCAGCATGTCCTTCAAGAAAGAATTATGAAAATCCTTCAATAAACGTTGCTTCAAATTATGATCATTGGGAATTATCAATCTTCCTTTCCAACATAACAATCCTTGTCgagaagaattttcaaaattctGCAGACTTTGATCACTTAAAGCTTTCACAATTGGGCCACACAATTCATCTTGACTTGTAATAATTGTAATTCTGTGAAGAAAGATGCCTGTGATTGAGAAGAAGTAAAAGAATAGCATCTTGAAAGAGCATCAACAACAAGATTATCTCGGCCTGGTTTATATTCaatcacaaaatcaaaaccaaGAAGCTTTGGTAACTAGCATTGCTGCTTGGGAGTTTGGATTGTTTGTTGGCATAAGCGTCTCAAAGTTTGTTGGTCTGTTCTAATTATGAATTGCTAGCCCAAGAGATAATGTCTGAATTTATTGACATACTCAGCGGTAGCAAATAATTCACACACATATGCAGCTTGATGTTGCATTCTTTGAgacattttccttgaaaaataTGCTA
This portion of the Dioscorea cayenensis subsp. rotundata cultivar TDr96_F1 chromosome 3, TDr96_F1_v2_PseudoChromosome.rev07_lg8_w22 25.fasta, whole genome shotgun sequence genome encodes:
- the LOC120253232 gene encoding putative U-box domain-containing protein 42 isoform X1 — protein: MFFILLERKSFPQFQRSTTEVGFQLDVVLFSQIQQNISKDEKIKLTKYILSSISEIMSSVLEVNIEKENLLEFGSYLHRTTPALSELQVAENVPSSTTETLRCLAAKVDIAKELVEKCNSGAKSVPASELKSIIEQIEGVVNSIGQDIGTIPSNIFQNHKYAGTAIQSLAKEMQNAQFDTDVSLKNNMEGEQDLYQVQTSKEEFKTTDNNIGDGEMPRLKDFLKGMYYHGKNIPPSKTLNQLAEQIEPLYEAFFCPLTKKVMDDPVTIETGVTYERKAIKKWFENLMNNSQDIVCPVTKQKLHSRVLSTNLALKTMITEWKERNEASRMRIAQTALSLASSASVILDAIRDLEDLCTKREHNKLKMHNFGVTKILAQFLEYDDRDVRCETSKALRCLAEDDRGKEIIAKTRAITAAVKMLSSDHLQEKHASLSLLLQLSKSEIICRNIGATPGAILMLITMKYNERTDFVSAERAGETLKNMEKCPDNIKCMAENGLLEPLLNHIVDGDEEMQIEMVSYLGDLVLGNDMKNYVARRMSPILIKMIQCGNTFSRKAAFKALLRLSSHHSNSTTLIEAGIVPIMVDEIFIRKIYDEPVDSKEESAAVIANILESGADPRFIQVYKHGHTMASDYVIYNIVHMLRYSNTAELNKNLIRILLSLTKLPKPFAAIVSVMKETEASYNVIEFLNSKNEDLVINSGKLLIKLITHMGHTIAEALCKTREQPGSLIKKLETDQVTKKHAISVNLVAKLPHHNLTLNLALLHSGTIPIIINNIQNFQRSETRIGRHERHYIEGLVGILLRFTTTLYDHEILQMAKEQNLTTVFTELLVRKSGSDEVQRMSAIGLENLSSETVNLSKPSMEIRGSTKMTKFLPRVFSIGSRRESRVKPCPVHRGACSPSTTFCLLESNALGKLVRCLQHENVKVVEAALSAICTLLDEKVDVERSLEVLGEMELVEQVVGVLRKHKQDGIWQKAFWVIERFVVKKGEELYGDEQFSEVLQDAYQHGNSRSRQVAQNMLSHLKKSSLPRNFTAV
- the LOC120253232 gene encoding putative U-box domain-containing protein 42 isoform X2, with the translated sequence MSNISKDEKIKLTKYILSSISEIMSSVLEVNIEKENLLEFGSYLHRTTPALSELQVAENVPSSTTETLRCLAAKVDIAKELVEKCNSGAKSVPASELKSIIEQIEGVVNSIGQDIGTIPSNIFQNHKYAGTAIQSLAKEMQNAQFDTDVSLKNNMEGEQDLYQVQTSKEEFKTTDNNIGDGEMPRLKDFLKGMYYHGKNIPPSKTLNQLAEQIEPLYEAFFCPLTKKVMDDPVTIETGVTYERKAIKKWFENLMNNSQDIVCPVTKQKLHSRVLSTNLALKTMITEWKERNEASRMRIAQTALSLASSASVILDAIRDLEDLCTKREHNKLKMHNFGVTKILAQFLEYDDRDVRCETSKALRCLAEDDRGKEIIAKTRAITAAVKMLSSDHLQEKHASLSLLLQLSKSEIICRNIGATPGAILMLITMKYNERTDFVSAERAGETLKNMEKCPDNIKCMAENGLLEPLLNHIVDGDEEMQIEMVSYLGDLVLGNDMKNYVARRMSPILIKMIQCGNTFSRKAAFKALLRLSSHHSNSTTLIEAGIVPIMVDEIFIRKIYDEPVDSKEESAAVIANILESGADPRFIQVYKHGHTMASDYVIYNIVHMLRYSNTAELNKNLIRILLSLTKLPKPFAAIVSVMKETEASYNVIEFLNSKNEDLVINSGKLLIKLITHMGHTIAEALCKTREQPGSLIKKLETDQVTKKHAISVNLVAKLPHHNLTLNLALLHSGTIPIIINNIQNFQRSETRIGRHERHYIEGLVGILLRFTTTLYDHEILQMAKEQNLTTVFTELLVRKSGSDEVQRMSAIGLENLSSETVNLSKPSMEIRGSTKMTKFLPRVFSIGSRRESRVKPCPVHRGACSPSTTFCLLESNALGKLVRCLQHENVKVVEAALSAICTLLDEKVDVERSLEVLGEMELVEQVVGVLRKHKQDGIWQKAFWVIERFVVKKGEELYGDEQFSEVLQDAYQHGNSRSRQVAQNMLSHLKKSSLPRNFTAV